From the Bombus vancouverensis nearcticus chromosome 3, iyBomVanc1_principal, whole genome shotgun sequence genome, one window contains:
- the LOC117165836 gene encoding tRNA pseudouridine synthase-like 1 isoform X1 translates to MFEVTSKKLYFLYFYTDYSSGMQKNIVKSTNIQMYDIDTIQGAIESAFSTLFPKNIVWPRLTCCSRTDQGVHAIHNSAHIDVGNKYDAIYNPETALKYVNRYLINCGHNIRVLEVIPVKDTFHVRQCANSRTYLYRVLRAKNNNDHKIPIMEMDYCLHLKSDTFDPERIKRAIQLFMGTKDFRTFSAKTISNKPINYVRSLYSLTFEKGSPLMPFDPLSENFEFWQFKCSSKSFLYKQVRRIVASLIAVGTGKITEKDITVMLQVPGHQNFLPILQSVPAIGLYLLNIGYNQEYLDEHIIKYKISDDRIVIPLNETEV, encoded by the exons ATGTTTGAAGTTActtctaaaaaattatattttttgtatttctatACAGATTACAGTAG TGGAATGCAAAAAAATATAGTTAAAAGTACAAATATTCAGATGTATGATATTGACACCATTCAAGGTGCTATAGAAAGTGCTTTCTCAACGTTGTTTCCAAAAAATATAGTATGGCCAAGATTAACTTGTTGTAGTAG AACAGATCAAGGTGTACATGCGATACATAATTCAGCTCATATTGATGTAGGAAATAAGTATGATGCTATTTACAATCCTGAAACGGCACTTAAATATGTTAATCGGTATCTTATTAACTGCGGTCACAATATAAG GGTATTGGAAGTAATTCCAGTAAAGGATACATTTCATGTAAGACAATGTGCAAATTCTAGAACTTATCTTTATAGAGTTCTGAGAGCTAAGAATAACAATGATCACAAAATTCCTATAATGGAAATGGATTATTGTCTGCACCTTAA GTCAGATACTTTTGATCCTGAAAGAATAAAACGTGCAATACAACTTTTTATGGGAACAAAAGATTTCAGAACATTTTCTGCAAAAACTATATCAAACAAACCAATTAATTATGTAAGGAGTTTGTACAGCTTAACTTTTGAGAAAGGTTCTCCACTTATGCCGTTTGATCCTCTCTctgaaaattttgaattttggcAATTTAAATGTTCATCAAAATCTTTTTTATATAAGCag GTTAGACGAATTGTAGCTTCTTTAATTGCTGTAGGTACAGGTAAAATAACAGAAAAAGATATAACTGTAATGTTACAAGTTCCTGGCCATCAAAATTTTCTACCTATTTTACAGTCAGTACCAGCAATTGGTTTATACCTTTTGAATATAGGATATAACCAAGAGTACTTAGATgaacatattataaaatataaaatatctgatGATAGAATAGTCATACCATTAAATGAAACTGAAGTATAA
- the LOC117165836 gene encoding tRNA pseudouridine synthase-like 1 isoform X3, protein MQKNIVKSTNIQMYDIDTIQGAIESAFSTLFPKNIVWPRLTCCSRTDQGVHAIHNSAHIDVGNKYDAIYNPETALKYVNRYLINCGHNIRVLEVIPVKDTFHVRQCANSRTYLYRVLRAKNNNDHKIPIMEMDYCLHLKSDTFDPERIKRAIQLFMGTKDFRTFSAKTISNKPINYVRSLYSLTFEKGSPLMPFDPLSENFEFWQFKCSSKSFLYKQVRRIVASLIAVGTGKITEKDITVMLQVPGHQNFLPILQSVPAIGLYLLNIGYNQEYLDEHIIKYKISDDRIVIPLNETEV, encoded by the exons ATGCAAAAAAATATAGTTAAAAGTACAAATATTCAGATGTATGATATTGACACCATTCAAGGTGCTATAGAAAGTGCTTTCTCAACGTTGTTTCCAAAAAATATAGTATGGCCAAGATTAACTTGTTGTAGTAG AACAGATCAAGGTGTACATGCGATACATAATTCAGCTCATATTGATGTAGGAAATAAGTATGATGCTATTTACAATCCTGAAACGGCACTTAAATATGTTAATCGGTATCTTATTAACTGCGGTCACAATATAAG GGTATTGGAAGTAATTCCAGTAAAGGATACATTTCATGTAAGACAATGTGCAAATTCTAGAACTTATCTTTATAGAGTTCTGAGAGCTAAGAATAACAATGATCACAAAATTCCTATAATGGAAATGGATTATTGTCTGCACCTTAA GTCAGATACTTTTGATCCTGAAAGAATAAAACGTGCAATACAACTTTTTATGGGAACAAAAGATTTCAGAACATTTTCTGCAAAAACTATATCAAACAAACCAATTAATTATGTAAGGAGTTTGTACAGCTTAACTTTTGAGAAAGGTTCTCCACTTATGCCGTTTGATCCTCTCTctgaaaattttgaattttggcAATTTAAATGTTCATCAAAATCTTTTTTATATAAGCag GTTAGACGAATTGTAGCTTCTTTAATTGCTGTAGGTACAGGTAAAATAACAGAAAAAGATATAACTGTAATGTTACAAGTTCCTGGCCATCAAAATTTTCTACCTATTTTACAGTCAGTACCAGCAATTGGTTTATACCTTTTGAATATAGGATATAACCAAGAGTACTTAGATgaacatattataaaatataaaatatctgatGATAGAATAGTCATACCATTAAATGAAACTGAAGTATAA
- the LOC117165836 gene encoding tRNA pseudouridine synthase-like 1 isoform X2, whose product MTRYFIKFSYLGTLYSGMQKNIVKSTNIQMYDIDTIQGAIESAFSTLFPKNIVWPRLTCCSRTDQGVHAIHNSAHIDVGNKYDAIYNPETALKYVNRYLINCGHNIRVLEVIPVKDTFHVRQCANSRTYLYRVLRAKNNNDHKIPIMEMDYCLHLKSDTFDPERIKRAIQLFMGTKDFRTFSAKTISNKPINYVRSLYSLTFEKGSPLMPFDPLSENFEFWQFKCSSKSFLYKQVRRIVASLIAVGTGKITEKDITVMLQVPGHQNFLPILQSVPAIGLYLLNIGYNQEYLDEHIIKYKISDDRIVIPLNETEV is encoded by the exons atgacaagatattttattaaattttcatatcTTGGTACACTGTACAG TGGAATGCAAAAAAATATAGTTAAAAGTACAAATATTCAGATGTATGATATTGACACCATTCAAGGTGCTATAGAAAGTGCTTTCTCAACGTTGTTTCCAAAAAATATAGTATGGCCAAGATTAACTTGTTGTAGTAG AACAGATCAAGGTGTACATGCGATACATAATTCAGCTCATATTGATGTAGGAAATAAGTATGATGCTATTTACAATCCTGAAACGGCACTTAAATATGTTAATCGGTATCTTATTAACTGCGGTCACAATATAAG GGTATTGGAAGTAATTCCAGTAAAGGATACATTTCATGTAAGACAATGTGCAAATTCTAGAACTTATCTTTATAGAGTTCTGAGAGCTAAGAATAACAATGATCACAAAATTCCTATAATGGAAATGGATTATTGTCTGCACCTTAA GTCAGATACTTTTGATCCTGAAAGAATAAAACGTGCAATACAACTTTTTATGGGAACAAAAGATTTCAGAACATTTTCTGCAAAAACTATATCAAACAAACCAATTAATTATGTAAGGAGTTTGTACAGCTTAACTTTTGAGAAAGGTTCTCCACTTATGCCGTTTGATCCTCTCTctgaaaattttgaattttggcAATTTAAATGTTCATCAAAATCTTTTTTATATAAGCag GTTAGACGAATTGTAGCTTCTTTAATTGCTGTAGGTACAGGTAAAATAACAGAAAAAGATATAACTGTAATGTTACAAGTTCCTGGCCATCAAAATTTTCTACCTATTTTACAGTCAGTACCAGCAATTGGTTTATACCTTTTGAATATAGGATATAACCAAGAGTACTTAGATgaacatattataaaatataaaatatctgatGATAGAATAGTCATACCATTAAATGAAACTGAAGTATAA
- the LOC117165837 gene encoding dual specificity protein phosphatase 19: MDLNSLIRSKKLQLKKCKTIVTNTLGQKYVEIDGINTELSSTATPFVIDDRPDLQIAHVIQGLFLSSQDPVVSKEILQKRKIRHVLSIGIDASVKFDDIKYYYCDLLDLPESDLLIAIKKCIKIIHEHRDENILVHCNAGVSRSPAIVISYIMAYEKISYDDAYNKVKSVRNCIKPNEGFVQQLKKAQLSNIL; encoded by the coding sequence ATGGACTTAAATAGTTTAATAAGAAgtaaaaaattacaattaaaaaaatGCAAGACTATTGTAACCAACACGCTTGGTCAAAAATATGTAGAGATTGATGGAATAAACACAGAATTGTCCTCTACTGCTACGCCATTTGTCATAGATGATAGACCAGACTTACAGATTGCACATGTAATACAAGGACTATTCCTAAGTTCCCAAGATCCTGTTGTAAGCAAAGAAATCTTGCAAAAGCGTAAAATTCGTCATGTTTTAAGCATTGGTATTGATGCATCAGTAAAATTTGATGAcatcaaatattattattgtgACTTGTTAGATTTACCTGAGTCTGATTTACTCATAGCAATTAAGAAATGCATTAAAATCATACACGAACATCGCGATGAAAATATTCTTGTACATTGTAATGCTGGTGTATCTCGCTCACCAGCAATTGTTATATCTTATATAATGGCTTACGAAAAAATATCTTATGATGATGcatataataaagtaaaaagtGTAAGGAATTGTATTAAACCTAATGAAGGATTTGTACAGCAATTAAAAAAAGCACAACTCTCAAACATATTATAG